ACCCATTTACTAATTGCACGAATTGCGGTCCACGATTTTCGATCATACAAGCCATTCCTTATGATAGAAAAAACACAACCATGAAGAAATTCGTTATGTGTGATCACTGCAACAGGGAGTATACAACCGTTACAGATAGACGTTTTCACGCACAGCCCAATGCCTGTCCAAAATGCGGTCCCGAGCTTAGACTGATAGAGATCATCGATGATGAACAAACAATCATTGCTCAAAGAGAGCAGGCACTGGATAAAACAATATCGTTATTACAATCGGGCGAAATCGTTGCAATAAAAGGAATTGGAGGTTATCACCTTGTTTGCACTACTTTACAGCAAGAGACAGTTGATAAGTTGAGAAAGCGCAAGTACAGACCAAATAAACCATTTGCACTCATGGCACGGGATATCGAGACGGTTAAAGAATACTGTATGGTAAGCGAAGCCGAAGAACGAATGCTGACCGGTCAACAGAAACCGATCGTGTTACTCAAGAAAAAAAATGAACAGCTTGAACATGTTGCTCCCGGTGTGAAGGATCAGGGTTTTATGCTTCCGTACACACCTCTTCATTATCTTCTTTTTAAGCATTTTCGAATCCTTATCTTTACAAGCGGGAACATTTCAGAAGAAGCGCTGGAAAACAAAGACGATAGTGCATATGAGAGACTTTTTCATATAACACCTTATTACCTTTCATACAATAGAGAAATATTCAACAGGATCGATGACTCGATCGTAACCTTTGCACATGATCAGAATATATTGATACGAAAAGCTCGTGGATTTATACCAAAACCGATCAATATAGAAAAGAGATTCGGCAAACCGCAGATATTTGCTGCAGGTGCTGATATGAAGGGTTCGTTTGGGCTAACAAAAGAGAATATATTTCTTGGCAGCCAGTACTTAGGTGATCTTGAATTCTCTTCAAATCATACTTTTTACAAAGAATCTCTTCAATATTTTAAATCGATTTTTGAGATGAATCCACAGGTTGTTGTTGC
This region of Candidatus Cloacimonadota bacterium genomic DNA includes:
- the hypF gene encoding carbamoyltransferase HypF, whose translation is MQYAEIILTGIVQGVGFRPFVKRTALKHNIKGFVENREFGVKIISQASKNTIQKFLDDLLNAAPDVSTILTHSITFGETEDVFNTFDISPSKKKGEVSALIPPDIATCEVCAQEILDKNDRHYQYPFTNCTNCGPRFSIIQAIPYDRKNTTMKKFVMCDHCNREYTTVTDRRFHAQPNACPKCGPELRLIEIIDDEQTIIAQREQALDKTISLLQSGEIVAIKGIGGYHLVCTTLQQETVDKLRKRKYRPNKPFALMARDIETVKEYCMVSEAEERMLTGQQKPIVLLKKKNEQLEHVAPGVKDQGFMLPYTPLHYLLFKHFRILIFTSGNISEEALENKDDSAYERLFHITPYYLSYNREIFNRIDDSIVTFAHDQNILIRKARGFIPKPINIEKRFGKPQIFAAGADMKGSFGLTKENIFLGSQYLGDLEFSSNHTFYKESLQYFKSIFEMNPQVVVA